Proteins co-encoded in one Elusimicrobiota bacterium genomic window:
- a CDS encoding metal ABC transporter permease: MTEFFSLPFVQTALIVSLCSGIVLSWIGTFLLARRAAFSGLSVAQLAVLGTVIGSLGSRHGGEYAAALMIVAAGLIFYSLLSSGLTNAPQDSWIASFYVLGAGLAVLILSKAPLGEARAMSLFFGNVLSLGWHEVVESIVLLAVSFIVFWAWLHRWVLLVFDPLSAEIAGLRVHYWNLLFYLLLAASMTLAIHNFGVLLAFSYLLLPASIGLLLVRSLNRLFVVVAGITAAVTTFGFYASFYLDFPTGPFVASCFAVLVLMVGCGRLLIQRLRL, from the coding sequence ATGACGGAATTTTTTTCCTTGCCGTTCGTGCAGACCGCGCTGATCGTGTCGTTGTGCTCCGGGATCGTTTTGTCCTGGATCGGGACTTTTTTATTGGCGCGCCGCGCGGCATTTTCCGGGCTTTCCGTGGCCCAACTGGCCGTGTTGGGAACGGTGATCGGCAGTCTTGGGAGCCGGCATGGAGGGGAGTATGCCGCCGCTTTGATGATCGTGGCCGCCGGACTTATTTTTTATTCGTTGTTATCGTCCGGTTTGACCAACGCGCCGCAGGATTCTTGGATTGCCAGCTTTTATGTTTTAGGGGCCGGATTGGCCGTTCTTATTCTTTCCAAAGCGCCGCTAGGCGAGGCGCGGGCCATGAGCCTTTTTTTCGGGAATGTTTTGTCCTTGGGTTGGCATGAGGTTGTGGAGTCGATTGTTTTATTGGCCGTTTCTTTTATCGTTTTTTGGGCTTGGCTGCACCGGTGGGTTTTGTTGGTCTTTGACCCTTTGTCGGCTGAAATCGCCGGGTTGCGCGTTCATTATTGGAATTTGTTGTTTTATCTGCTGTTGGCCGCAAGCATGACGTTGGCCATTCATAATTTCGGCGTTTTATTGGCCTTTTCTTATCTCTTGCTGCCGGCTTCGATCGGTCTTTTGCTCGTGCGCAGTTTAAACCGTTTGTTTGTCGTTGTGGCGGGTATTACGGCCGCCGTGACGACGTTCGGGTTCTATGCTTCTTTTTATTTGGATTTTCCGACCGGCCCTTTTGTGGCGAGCTGTTTTGCGGTTTTAGTTTTGATGGTCGGCTGCGGCCGCTTGCTGATTCAAAGGCTTAGGCTCTAG
- a CDS encoding zinc ABC transporter substrate-binding protein, which yields MKREGRSRRVFFWLAAALFFAREADAKKLKIVTTLPDFASLAQEIGGEYVQAESLASGVQNPHFVEAKPSLIIKLMKADLYIENGLQLEIGWAPQLVAASRNKRIQLGAAGHLDASTAIVPIEVPTDPTRAMGDIHAGGNPHYLLDPTNAKPVAEAIAKKLEELSPENAATFKAKLVLFEKKLDERMKAWAEKLDPYRGAKFVSYHKDFSYFARRFGFIETGTIEPKAGIPPTASHAARLIERMKAEGASFIVTQPWYEKRTPESIAQATGAKVVAFALLVGAVPQAGDYFSMMDYNVKSIAQALANQEANGKKEKPPAAP from the coding sequence TTGAAAAGAGAGGGGAGGAGCCGGCGTGTTTTCTTTTGGCTGGCTGCGGCGTTGTTTTTTGCCCGGGAAGCCGATGCTAAAAAGCTGAAAATCGTCACGACTTTGCCTGACTTTGCTTCGTTGGCGCAAGAAATCGGAGGCGAATATGTGCAGGCGGAGAGTTTGGCTTCCGGGGTTCAGAACCCGCATTTTGTCGAAGCCAAGCCGTCGTTGATCATCAAGTTGATGAAAGCCGATCTGTATATTGAGAACGGGCTTCAGCTTGAAATCGGCTGGGCCCCGCAATTGGTCGCAGCCTCAAGAAACAAGCGTATTCAATTGGGCGCAGCAGGGCATTTGGATGCGTCAACAGCCATCGTGCCGATCGAGGTTCCCACGGATCCGACCCGCGCCATGGGCGATATTCACGCCGGCGGCAACCCGCATTACTTGCTTGATCCGACAAACGCCAAGCCCGTTGCCGAAGCCATCGCCAAAAAACTCGAAGAGCTGTCTCCGGAAAACGCGGCGACGTTTAAGGCCAAGCTGGTTTTATTTGAAAAAAAGCTTGATGAACGGATGAAGGCCTGGGCGGAAAAATTGGATCCATACCGGGGCGCAAAATTCGTTAGTTATCATAAGGACTTTTCCTATTTTGCCCGGCGTTTTGGATTTATTGAGACAGGAACCATCGAGCCCAAGGCCGGTATTCCTCCGACGGCTTCCCATGCCGCGCGATTGATTGAGCGCATGAAAGCCGAAGGCGCTTCTTTTATCGTTACGCAACCTTGGTATGAGAAACGAACGCCCGAGTCCATTGCCCAGGCAACCGGCGCCAAAGTGGTCGCGTTCGCCTTGTTGGTCGGCGCCGTGCCTCAAGCCGGCGATTATTTCTCTATGATGGACTATAACGTCAAATCAATTGCCCAGGCTTTAGCCAATCAAGAGGCTAATGGCAAAAAGGAGAAACCGCCGGCTGCCCCCTAG
- a CDS encoding 2'-5' RNA ligase family protein, translating to MAVPKERLLAVDAALIPPLSICRLAGEINETLLAEEPDGFRFDQTHIPHITLLQQFIRASCLPDATRALDQSIGGFRAMALEIRRSERISTTAHLVVEPNADLRRLHESVVEALAPWAETAGGEEAFLTDGDERPRAADVQWVTHFREQSSSRHFQPHITLGVGAAPVLQEAVSFTADRMALCHLGRYCTCRGIFWEGRLRGF from the coding sequence ATGGCCGTGCCCAAGGAGCGCCTGCTGGCGGTTGACGCCGCATTGATTCCTCCGCTCTCGATTTGCCGGTTGGCCGGAGAGATCAACGAGACGCTGCTGGCCGAGGAGCCGGATGGTTTTCGTTTTGACCAAACGCATATCCCCCACATCACTCTTTTACAGCAGTTTATCCGCGCTTCCTGCCTGCCCGACGCGACCCGGGCCCTTGATCAAAGCATCGGCGGGTTTCGCGCCATGGCCCTGGAGATTCGCCGCTCGGAAAGAATATCCACGACGGCCCATTTGGTTGTTGAGCCTAATGCCGATTTACGCCGCCTTCACGAGTCCGTTGTCGAAGCGTTGGCTCCTTGGGCCGAGACTGCGGGCGGCGAAGAGGCTTTTTTGACCGACGGCGACGAACGGCCTCGAGCGGCGGATGTTCAGTGGGTGACTCATTTTCGCGAGCAGAGCAGCTCCCGGCATTTTCAGCCGCATATCACGTTGGGCGTGGGCGCGGCTCCGGTTTTGCAGGAAGCGGTTTCGTTTACGGCGGATCGCATGGCCTTGTGCCATTTAGGGCGCTATTGCACGTGCCGAGGTATTTTCTGGGAGGGGCGGCTGAGGGGTTTTTAA
- a CDS encoding (deoxy)nucleoside triphosphate pyrophosphohydrolase, with product MTLVAAALLWRENSVLIGKRPSGKSYADCWEFPGGKIEQNETPEACVARELMEELGIGVNVGLLAAENTFVYPTGPVRILLFHARQTSGAIEKKEHADLRWVAPEKLTDYPMLPGNLALLPQILRNLQPPKNPK from the coding sequence ATGACCCTTGTGGCTGCGGCGCTTCTTTGGCGGGAAAACTCCGTGTTGATCGGCAAGCGTCCGTCCGGAAAATCTTACGCGGATTGCTGGGAATTCCCCGGCGGAAAAATCGAACAAAATGAAACGCCGGAGGCTTGCGTGGCGCGCGAGCTCATGGAAGAGCTCGGCATCGGCGTCAACGTCGGTTTGTTGGCCGCGGAGAACACCTTCGTTTACCCAACCGGTCCCGTGCGCATTCTTCTTTTTCACGCGCGCCAGACAAGCGGCGCCATTGAAAAAAAAGAGCATGCCGACCTTCGCTGGGTGGCTCCCGAAAAACTGACCGATTACCCCATGCTGCCGGGCAACCTCGCCCTGCTCCCTCAAATCCTCCGTAACCTTCAGCCGCCAAAAAATCCCAAATAA
- a CDS encoding metal ABC transporter ATP-binding protein, whose translation MDEILRFDNVSLGYGRGKVLSKVSCKVFPGEIVGLVGPNGSGKTTFLKAALGILRPKSGTVWTDLTHGLAYVPQAEEINPYLPLTIEETVNLINRSRHFMGRLTREEKKSAKEAMQSSGILPLADRLLGEVSGGQRQRAILAQAIAQRPKVLLMDEPTKGLDVAAERELIGLITHLKIKDNLTLLLATHNLALPLNFADKVFLFHQGALIVSNPKELVKTKKLEEIYGIPFVNHDAHGLMWIAPARNL comes from the coding sequence ATGGATGAAATTCTCCGCTTCGACAATGTTTCTTTGGGGTATGGCCGGGGGAAGGTTTTAAGCAAGGTTTCCTGCAAGGTTTTTCCCGGAGAAATCGTGGGCTTGGTCGGCCCCAACGGTTCAGGGAAAACCACTTTTCTTAAAGCGGCGCTGGGCATTCTGCGTCCTAAAAGCGGAACCGTTTGGACGGATTTGACGCACGGGTTGGCCTATGTGCCTCAGGCCGAGGAAATCAACCCGTACTTGCCGCTGACCATCGAAGAAACCGTGAATTTGATCAATAGATCCAGGCATTTCATGGGGCGGCTCACGCGTGAAGAAAAGAAGTCCGCAAAAGAAGCCATGCAAAGTTCCGGGATTTTGCCGTTGGCCGACCGGTTGCTCGGCGAAGTGTCGGGCGGGCAGCGCCAGCGCGCCATTTTAGCCCAAGCCATCGCCCAGCGGCCGAAAGTTTTGTTGATGGATGAGCCTACCAAAGGGCTGGATGTGGCCGCGGAGAGAGAGCTGATCGGCCTGATTACCCATCTTAAAATCAAGGACAATTTGACTTTGCTGCTGGCGACGCACAACTTGGCCTTGCCCTTGAATTTTGCGGACAAGGTTTTTCTTTTTCATCAAGGGGCGTTGATCGTTTCAAACCCCAAGGAATTGGTTAAGACTAAAAAATTGGAAGAGATTTACGGGATTCCTTTCGTGAATCATGACGCGCATGGTTTGATGTGGATCGCTCCGGCCAGGAATTTGTGA
- a CDS encoding response regulator transcription factor, producing the protein MMSHGTILAVDDNRGTIRILQAIFEKESYRFFSADAGAAALAMLHRHKPDVVLLDVVLSETDGFDLAASIRRESSVPIIFLTARSKEMDRIVGLKIGGDDYITKPFSAEELVARVAAILRRTKGAAAPPQAGQLSAGTMTIDFDRHQVWLNGQGKALGPKEFELLRHLIQSKGKVLSREDLLERVWGYEKGLAISTRTVDQHIARLRRKLGKEGARILTVSGFGYRMELA; encoded by the coding sequence ATGATGAGCCACGGAACGATTTTGGCGGTCGACGACAACAGGGGCACGATCCGTATCTTGCAGGCTATTTTTGAGAAAGAGAGCTATCGTTTTTTTTCCGCCGACGCAGGAGCGGCCGCGCTGGCGATGCTGCACCGGCACAAGCCGGACGTCGTGCTGTTGGACGTCGTGCTGTCGGAAACGGACGGCTTCGATTTAGCGGCCTCGATTCGCCGGGAATCTTCGGTGCCGATTATCTTTTTGACGGCGCGTTCCAAAGAGATGGATCGCATCGTCGGTTTGAAAATCGGAGGAGACGATTATATTACCAAGCCGTTCTCCGCCGAAGAGCTGGTGGCCCGGGTGGCGGCGATTTTGCGCCGGACCAAGGGAGCGGCCGCGCCGCCTCAGGCCGGCCAACTCTCCGCCGGAACGATGACCATTGATTTCGACCGGCATCAGGTTTGGTTGAACGGGCAAGGCAAGGCCTTGGGGCCCAAGGAATTCGAGTTGCTGCGCCACCTGATTCAATCCAAGGGGAAGGTCCTTTCCCGAGAGGATCTTTTGGAGCGGGTTTGGGGCTATGAAAAAGGGCTGGCGATCAGCACCCGCACGGTGGATCAGCACATCGCCCGGTTGCGCCGAAAATTAGGCAAGGAAGGCGCGCGGATTTTAACGGTTTCCGGTTTCGGTTATCGCATGGAACTGGCCTAA
- a CDS encoding FAD-dependent oxidoreductase yields the protein MNLNHAVQAPALGKRLLRVAVVGSGPSGFYAAEALLNAPGLAVEVDMFDRLPTPYGLVRGGVAPDHQKIKSVILVYEKVAAKTGFRFFGNIHIGKDLSTEELSLHYDQVVFAVGNETDRRLGIPGEDLTGSRSATEFVGWYNGHPDHHHHQFDLSCDKVAVVGIGNVAMDVTRILAQDPDHLAKTDIADYALDALRKSRVREVFLLGRRGPAQAAFSPTEIKEIGELHSADLVVLPEEAALDDASASLTLEPNDKKNVGYVQERARLGEGTKNKKVRLRFCVSPVEIIGERGRVAAIKIEKNTLIKDDRGNIKAKGAGRFETLPVGMVLRSVGYHGIALPGVPFDAKSGHIPNENGRVIDAQTKKIVPGAYVVGWAKRGPSGLIGTNRADSVATVQAMLEDAVRPASGNAPKKSSQAVVDLLRTKNLRFVTFEDWKALDRLEIESGARKGKIRDKFTVVDEMLSALEAAKKGPAFSA from the coding sequence ATGAATTTAAACCATGCCGTCCAGGCTCCGGCCCTTGGAAAACGCTTGTTAAGAGTGGCCGTCGTCGGCTCCGGCCCATCAGGTTTTTACGCTGCGGAGGCTCTTTTAAACGCTCCGGGCTTGGCCGTCGAAGTTGACATGTTCGACCGCTTGCCCACGCCTTACGGCTTAGTCAGAGGCGGCGTGGCGCCGGATCATCAAAAAATAAAATCGGTTATTCTCGTCTATGAGAAAGTCGCGGCTAAAACGGGTTTCCGCTTTTTCGGCAATATTCATATCGGCAAGGACCTCTCCACCGAGGAACTTTCCCTTCATTACGACCAGGTTGTTTTTGCCGTCGGCAACGAAACGGACCGGCGCCTGGGCATCCCCGGCGAAGATTTGACCGGCAGCCGGTCGGCCACGGAGTTCGTGGGCTGGTACAACGGGCATCCGGACCATCACCATCATCAATTCGATCTCTCTTGCGACAAAGTCGCGGTTGTGGGCATCGGCAACGTGGCCATGGACGTTACGCGCATCCTAGCCCAGGACCCGGACCATTTGGCCAAAACGGATATCGCGGATTACGCGCTGGATGCCTTACGAAAAAGCCGCGTGCGGGAGGTGTTTCTCCTGGGCCGCCGCGGTCCGGCTCAAGCCGCTTTTTCCCCGACCGAAATCAAAGAAATCGGCGAGTTGCACTCCGCCGACCTTGTCGTGCTTCCGGAAGAAGCGGCTCTTGACGACGCATCGGCCTCCTTGACGCTGGAACCCAACGATAAAAAAAACGTGGGGTACGTTCAGGAGCGCGCTCGCCTCGGCGAAGGAACCAAAAACAAGAAGGTCCGCCTGCGTTTTTGCGTTTCCCCGGTTGAAATTATCGGCGAACGAGGCCGGGTCGCCGCGATTAAAATCGAAAAAAACACGCTGATTAAAGACGACCGCGGCAACATCAAGGCCAAAGGCGCGGGCCGGTTCGAGACCCTGCCCGTCGGCATGGTGCTGCGTTCGGTCGGCTATCACGGCATCGCCCTGCCCGGGGTTCCCTTCGATGCCAAATCCGGCCATATCCCCAATGAAAACGGCCGCGTCATCGATGCGCAAACAAAAAAAATCGTGCCCGGAGCCTATGTCGTCGGGTGGGCCAAACGCGGTCCCAGCGGCTTAATCGGCACCAACAGAGCCGATTCCGTCGCTACGGTTCAGGCGATGCTGGAGGACGCGGTTCGGCCCGCGTCCGGGAACGCCCCAAAAAAATCTTCGCAGGCCGTCGTCGACCTGCTGCGAACAAAAAACCTGCGCTTCGTCACATTTGAAGACTGGAAAGCGCTTGATCGCCTCGAGATCGAAAGCGGCGCGCGTAAAGGAAAAATTCGGGATAAGTTTACGGTAGTCGACGAAATGCTCTCCGCTCTGGAAGCAGCCAAAAAAGGCCCCGCTTTTTCCGCTTAG